Part of the Tindallia californiensis genome is shown below.
CTCTTGGATACCTATCAGAAGGGTATCAAAAACACCTATTAAAGAACTGGTTTTAAATCTGATGGAAGGATCCTCCCGGAAGAAAAACTGGAAAACGCCGGTGGCTGTTATGATAGGAGTTGCAGGATGGATTCTTCCAAGAGCAGCTCCTCATAATTGGGCATTACCTTTAAGTACATTAGGTATTTTTATGACCATGACAGCCGTTATTTTTGTAGTTCCACTGATGACTAAAATATTTCTGAAGCTGTTTGAAAGACTTATGGAAGTATTGTTTGGAAACCTAGGGCTTTTGGCGGCTAAAAACCTTAAAGATAATACCAATATTCTTAATAATATTACCCTGCTAACCATTGGGATTTCTGTATTGCTGATGATTAACACCATCAGCTACAGCGTAGGCGTCGAAGTACTCAACGCTTACCGGGACTGGAAATTTGACATTATGGTGAGTGTTTATCAGGCAGAGAGGAGTGTAGAACAATCCCTTCGTGCTGTGCCTGGCGTTAAAGGAACTTATGCTGCCCGGGAGTACCGAACAGCTATCCAAGTGAAAGATCCGGAATATACATTACGGCATCTGCAGGGAGTCAATCCGGCCTCCTATCAGGAGTATATGGCCTTCCGACCAGATGGGGATCCACAGGAGCTTCTGGAAAAACTTTCCCAAGGACGATACATTCTTGTTGCGGATATGATGAGGCATATTTTACAGCTGGAAGTAGGAGATAGGATCTCCATGGATCTTCCCTCCGGCCTTCAAGCCTATGAAGTTATTGGATTTTACGATTCTCTGATGATGAATGGTAGCAACGCTATGATCGATGAACGGTATTATCGGCTGGATTTACAGGAACCTTATCCAGAGCGATTCTATGTACGGGTGGATGAAGGGGCAGATCCGGATCTGGTCCTTGCTGATATCCGGTCCCGATTTAGGCAACGAGGGGTCTGGGGCGAAACCATTCGACAGTTGGAAGCCATGAATGACAAATACAACGAACAGCTATTTACCATTTTGAAAGCCTTTTCAGTGTTGGCGATGATCATTGGAGTCTTTGGAGTGTTTAACAATTACATGATCAGCTTTATTCAACGTAAAAGAGCTTTAGCCATAATGAAATCTGTGGGAATGAGCAAAACTCAGTCTGTAATAATGATCATGGCAGAAGCACTAGTAGGTGGATGCATTGCCGGGCTTACCGGAATCTTTGGTGGTATTACTATTTTAATGGGCATTCCTTACATCTTGGAAGCTGGTGGCATTCCCATTAATATCCATTTTGCTACAAATTACTTTGGGATTGCATTGGCAGGAGGCATTTTTATTGCACTGACAGCTTCTCTGAGCCCAGCGTTGAGAGGCTCAAAGCTGAATGTGGTGGATGCCATTAAATATGAGTAAGAACAAAGGCACTTGAACGTCTTTATTCAATTGAGAGTTGATAATGGACAACGGATAATTAAGTTCAAAACCTGTATGGGTCAGAACATAAACGCTTTGTAAAAATAATTGCATGCTGAAGTCAGCAAGGAAAGGAGCAAGCAGATGCCTGCAGCCATCAAAACAGAAAACATATGCAAGACCTACCATTTGGGAAAGGTTCCGGTGGAGGTGCTAAAAGAAATCAATGTAACGATCGAACAGGGAGAATTTGTCACCATTATGGGACCCTCCGGCTCTGGAAAAAGCACATTATTATACCTAATGGGGGGACTGGATCAGCCAACGGAAGGAAAAATATATCTAGGAGATACAGAACTTTCCGGGTTGACAGATAAAGAGCAAAGCATCATGCGAAGAAGACAAGTAGGGTTTGTTTTTCAGTTCTATAATCTGGTTCCAAATCTGACAGTGGAAGATAATATTATGCTGCCGGTATTGCTGGACGGTAAAAAGACCAAGCATTACTGTGAATCATTACAGGAAATTATTCAGATTGTTGAGTTGGAAGATCGGCGAAAGCATACCCCAAGAGAATTGTCCGGAGGGCAACAGCAACGGGTGGCTATTGCTCGGGCATTGATTAATGAACCGGATATTATTCTGGCGGACGAACCTACCGGGAATTTGGACAGCCGGACAACAGAAGAGGTTATGCAGTTGTTGCGGAGAATTAACAAGGAAAAGAAAAAAACCGTAGTACAGGTAAGTCATTCTTTGGAAACAGCCGAGTATGGCAATCGAATTATTCGGGTGAGGGATGGAAAGGTGTGGGCTGAAGGTGATAAGGATAGACAATAAGGGGAAAATACTGAAAAAAATCATGATAGGCGGTGTCGTGTTATTTCTTATAACTGTATTGGTGGCTTGTTCCAATGAAAATCAGCCACCTGAAGAACCGGAAAAAATAGATCTGACAAAGGAAGACAATCGTCAAATCGAAGCCTTTGGAAAGGTAAAGGTTCCAGAACCTGTCAGATTAAGCCTGAAAAACCCGGGTAGAATCGAAAAAGTATTGGTTCAGGAAGGGCAAATAGTAGAAGAAGGTGAGACAATAATAATACTGGATTTATCGGAGCAACGACAGCGTATGGAAGAAATAGCAGAAGAAATAGCTGTTATCAGAGCTGAAATGGAAGCTAGGCGCCGGCATTTAAGTCAAGAAACAATGGTGATTGGACAGGAACTGGAATACGCAGAAAATCGGATGTGGCAGGTTTTACGGGAGATGGAGCGTTATCAGACTCTTTATAACGCAGGTGTCATTCCGAAGGAGACTTTAGAGGAAAAAGAAATGAAAACAGAAGAAAAACAGCAACAGGTTCGTAGTTTGGAGTTAAGCCTGGAGCTGAAAGAAGATGCGTATCAGCTTAAAGTGTATCGACAAAGAATTCAAGAATTGGAAGCCAGAAAACAAGGACTGAAAAATCAAATGGAGATACATTACCTAAATGGCGATAAATTGATTAATGTTTTTGAAAAATCGGTTGTAAAAGATATCAATAGAATGGCAGGTGACAGTATCGAAGCGGGTGAAGGCATCGGAAAACTGTTGCCACTGGACCGCCTGGAGGTAGAAGCGGACGTGCTAGAAGAGTTCATCCGTGATGTTCAGATTGGCTCTGGAGTAACGTTCATACCCGTGGCAGACCGCTCCAGAACCTATCATGGGAAAGTGACTTTTATTGCTGGTACGGCTGTTGTCCGTAACAACGAAACCGTTATACCTATTCGCGTGTCTATTGATAATGCAGACGATTTTCTAAAGCCGGAGTTTAATGTGGATTTATATATTGATGTTGAGTGAGGGAATTTCATATTTCACCTTTTGATTATGAAAAAAGTTGTTTAGTTAGTAA
Proteins encoded:
- a CDS encoding ABC transporter permease, translated to MGIIIKYILKNVWEKKFRTFLIVISVTCSAALFFASSGIAGTLTSMYEDQMRMTTGKADLIIRANERSPSSTFRLDPGEVQGVELIAGEISMAASYRIPDSNGRVGQTDSRRLHLRGFHLDELQELNPVMFSEVGTGWEFAGNWVILSQIFAEEQGYKTGDSIHIEINGASRRFTVWGIAYPAGLFRDSPQSEQLTAVIPRETAAAYQGLRGQVSRAYVLLEPGVEEAEVQQALRQIYRRYEIEPPFTQADLSAMLGVIVMPLYLMTSMVLMISVFIIYSTFKVITVERLPVIGTFRSIGATRRMTDWVLMGESLAYGLLGGVLGNVAGIGVLYLIASVLAADPWSGQMDFSLEFGAFQMTGAFLLAVVVSLISSWIPIRRVSKTPIKELVLNLMEGSSRKKNWKTPVAVMIGVAGWILPRAAPHNWALPLSTLGIFMTMTAVIFVVPLMTKIFLKLFERLMEVLFGNLGLLAAKNLKDNTNILNNITLLTIGISVLLMINTISYSVGVEVLNAYRDWKFDIMVSVYQAERSVEQSLRAVPGVKGTYAAREYRTAIQVKDPEYTLRHLQGVNPASYQEYMAFRPDGDPQELLEKLSQGRYILVADMMRHILQLEVGDRISMDLPSGLQAYEVIGFYDSLMMNGSNAMIDERYYRLDLQEPYPERFYVRVDEGADPDLVLADIRSRFRQRGVWGETIRQLEAMNDKYNEQLFTILKAFSVLAMIIGVFGVFNNYMISFIQRKRALAIMKSVGMSKTQSVIMIMAEALVGGCIAGLTGIFGGITILMGIPYILEAGGIPINIHFATNYFGIALAGGIFIALTASLSPALRGSKLNVVDAIKYE
- a CDS encoding ABC transporter ATP-binding protein produces the protein MPAAIKTENICKTYHLGKVPVEVLKEINVTIEQGEFVTIMGPSGSGKSTLLYLMGGLDQPTEGKIYLGDTELSGLTDKEQSIMRRRQVGFVFQFYNLVPNLTVEDNIMLPVLLDGKKTKHYCESLQEIIQIVELEDRRKHTPRELSGGQQQRVAIARALINEPDIILADEPTGNLDSRTTEEVMQLLRRINKEKKKTVVQVSHSLETAEYGNRIIRVRDGKVWAEGDKDRQ
- a CDS encoding HlyD family secretion protein; protein product: MIRIDNKGKILKKIMIGGVVLFLITVLVACSNENQPPEEPEKIDLTKEDNRQIEAFGKVKVPEPVRLSLKNPGRIEKVLVQEGQIVEEGETIIILDLSEQRQRMEEIAEEIAVIRAEMEARRRHLSQETMVIGQELEYAENRMWQVLREMERYQTLYNAGVIPKETLEEKEMKTEEKQQQVRSLELSLELKEDAYQLKVYRQRIQELEARKQGLKNQMEIHYLNGDKLINVFEKSVVKDINRMAGDSIEAGEGIGKLLPLDRLEVEADVLEEFIRDVQIGSGVTFIPVADRSRTYHGKVTFIAGTAVVRNNETVIPIRVSIDNADDFLKPEFNVDLYIDVE